A window of Clostridium botulinum BKT015925 contains these coding sequences:
- a CDS encoding LPXTG cell wall anchor domain-containing protein gives MLKNKKLIIVTVAGLTLVGNMAIAPKCFAYTSDKNLSANEHVLTTKQKHKDKKDKVKTKRKKNHKGHNKKYIEILHYEYEFEITKPPIRGIDFDNETIDPYIDVKPVEEKESTVNPSDVETSKTPIKEKDNDAKKETAVIPVIDTHIDKKPVEEKESTVNPSDVETSKTPIKEKENDNKQETTKDSIIYTPIDGELIDEAIPTVNPYIDPYIDGTPIGELIPTVNPYIDPYIDGTPIGELIPTVNPYIDPYIDGTPIGEAIPTVNPYIDPYIDGTPIEEAIPTVDPIIYIPIEGELINEGIGEENGSLVKPANNLNGNKEIKEEKINLDINKNKNADKESVVKKMPKVNNLKAEKKVLEDNKKGTKNISDENELPKTGTNNFKTLLLGGALFILGIAMSLFSRKKANQ, from the coding sequence ATGCTAAAAAACAAAAAACTTATTATCGTTACTGTTGCAGGTTTAACGCTTGTAGGTAACATGGCTATCGCACCTAAATGTTTTGCTTATACTTCAGACAAAAATTTATCTGCGAATGAGCATGTTTTAACTACTAAGCAAAAACATAAAGACAAAAAAGACAAGGTTAAGACTAAAAGAAAAAAAAATCATAAAGGGCACAATAAAAAATATATTGAAATATTACACTATGAGTATGAATTTGAAATAACAAAGCCACCAATTAGAGGGATAGATTTTGATAATGAAACAATAGATCCATATATAGATGTTAAACCAGTTGAAGAAAAAGAATCAACAGTAAATCCGTCAGATGTTGAGACATCAAAAACACCAATTAAAGAAAAAGACAATGATGCTAAAAAAGAAACAGCGGTAATCCCAGTAATAGATACACACATAGATAAAAAACCAGTTGAAGAAAAAGAATCAACAGTAAATCCATCAGATGTTGAAACATCAAAAACACCAATTAAAGAAAAAGAAAATGATAACAAACAAGAAACAACAAAAGATTCGATAATATATACACCAATAGATGGAGAACTAATAGACGAAGCAATACCAACAGTAAATCCATACATAGACCCATACATAGACGGAACACCAATTGGAGAATTAATACCAACAGTAAATCCATACATAGACCCATACATAGACGGAACACCAATTGGAGAATTAATACCAACAGTAAATCCATACATAGACCCATACATAGACGGAACACCAATTGGAGAAGCAATACCAACAGTAAATCCATACATAGATCCATATATAGATGGAACACCAATTGAAGAAGCAATACCAACAGTAGATCCAATAATATATATACCTATAGAGGGAGAACTAATTAACGAAGGAATAGGTGAAGAAAATGGATCATTGGTAAAACCTGCAAACAATTTAAATGGAAATAAGGAAATAAAAGAAGAAAAAATCAATTTAGATATAAATAAAAATAAGAATGCTGATAAAGAATCTGTAGTTAAAAAAATGCCGAAAGTAAATAATTTAAAGGCAGAGAAAAAGGTATTAGAAGACAATAAAAAAGGCACAAAGAACATTAGTGATGAAAATGAATTACCAAAAACAGGAACAAATAATTTCAAAACTCTTTTACTAGGCGGGGCATTGTTTATACTAGGAATTGCTATGAGTTTATTTTCTAGAAAAAAGGCTAATCAATAA
- a CDS encoding replication-associated recombination protein A: MDLFDLALKKSSTNKPLAERMRPKNLNEFFGQQHIVGKGKLLRRLIETDNLTSIILYGPPGVGKTTLAHIISLDTKSEFVKLNATSAGVKEIREYIKKAEEVLKFYGKRTIFFIDEIHSLKKGSQQDALLEAIEKGIVILIGATTENPYFEINRALLSRSKIFQLESLKENEIVEVLQMALKDSTRGYGNLKINIDEEVLKIVAKLSGGDARGSLNTLELAILSTPRRSDGSIAINKEIIKECIQKPMVNYDSTGDNHYDIVSAFIKSIRGSNPDAALYWFGRMVVGGEDPRFIVRRLIVHASEDIGMKDPNAMNIAHAAWNALETVGMPEARIPIAEAIIYLATAPKSNAVLVAVDKAIKDAKNNQYRVPSHLRDTHYKGSNELGSVGYKYPHDYPGSYVEQQYFPKEMNEKKYYEEK; this comes from the coding sequence ATGGATTTATTTGATCTTGCATTAAAAAAAAGTAGTACAAATAAACCTTTGGCAGAAAGAATGAGGCCTAAAAATTTAAATGAATTTTTTGGTCAACAACACATAGTTGGTAAAGGAAAACTTTTAAGAAGACTTATAGAAACTGATAATTTAACTTCAATAATTTTATATGGTCCTCCAGGAGTAGGAAAGACAACTTTAGCTCATATTATATCTTTGGATACTAAAAGTGAGTTTGTAAAGTTAAATGCTACATCTGCTGGGGTTAAAGAGATAAGAGAATACATAAAAAAAGCTGAAGAGGTCTTAAAGTTTTATGGTAAAAGAACAATATTTTTTATCGATGAAATACATTCTTTAAAAAAAGGTTCTCAACAAGATGCACTCTTAGAAGCTATAGAAAAGGGCATAGTTATATTAATCGGAGCTACAACGGAGAATCCGTATTTTGAAATTAATAGAGCTCTTCTTAGTAGATCTAAGATATTTCAATTAGAAAGTCTTAAAGAAAATGAGATAGTTGAAGTATTGCAAATGGCATTAAAAGATTCTACAAGAGGATATGGAAATTTAAAAATAAATATTGATGAAGAGGTACTAAAAATTGTAGCAAAGCTTTCAGGGGGAGATGCTAGAGGTAGTTTAAATACGTTAGAACTTGCTATATTATCTACTCCAAGAAGAAGTGATGGAAGTATAGCTATAAATAAAGAAATAATAAAAGAATGTATTCAAAAGCCTATGGTGAACTATGATTCTACTGGAGATAATCATTATGATATTGTATCGGCTTTTATAAAAAGTATAAGAGGTTCTAATCCTGATGCTGCTCTTTATTGGTTTGGAAGGATGGTTGTTGGAGGAGAAGATCCTAGATTTATTGTTAGACGACTTATTGTTCATGCATCAGAGGATATAGGGATGAAGGATCCTAATGCTATGAATATAGCTCATGCTGCATGGAATGCACTTGAAACGGTTGGAATGCCTGAGGCTAGAATACCTATAGCTGAAGCCATTATATATCTTGCAACAGCACCAAAGTCTAATGCGGTTTTAGTTGCTGTGGATAAAGCTATTAAAGATGCTAAAAATAATCAGTATAGAGTACCGAGTCACTTGAGAGATACACATTATAAAGGTTCAAATGAACTTGGAAGTGTTGGATATAAATATCCGCACGATTATCCAGGAAGCTATGTTGAACAGCAATATTTTCCTAAAGAAATGAATGAAAAAAAGTACTATGAAGAAAAATAG
- a CDS encoding MBL fold metallo-hydrolase, whose product MYINKVGSRGYVFTFDELKNTEFDCITNVYLIDGARHIFICDTFLGPKYMKQVKKFIDENLKSKPIIVFNSHCDWDHIWGNCFFKENLIITHVKCRENINKYALNEFIKYNMLHEDDVDIVVPNLTFNDKIRFDEDMVEFFYSPGHTECSSSCLDIKDNILFVGDNVESPKPYLTCNNIEKYIETLKYYIKINANVIIPGHGDIANNDLVNKNLNYIKSIKEIQIKL is encoded by the coding sequence ATGTATATAAACAAGGTTGGATCAAGGGGATATGTTTTCACTTTTGATGAACTAAAAAATACAGAGTTTGATTGTATTACAAATGTATATTTGATAGATGGTGCTAGACACATTTTTATATGTGATACTTTTTTAGGACCTAAATACATGAAACAGGTAAAAAAGTTTATCGATGAAAATTTAAAAAGTAAACCTATTATAGTATTTAATTCTCACTGTGATTGGGATCATATATGGGGAAATTGTTTTTTTAAAGAAAATTTAATTATAACTCATGTAAAATGTAGAGAAAATATAAATAAATATGCATTAAACGAGTTTATAAAATATAATATGTTGCATGAAGATGATGTAGATATAGTAGTTCCTAATTTAACTTTTAACGATAAAATACGCTTTGATGAAGACATGGTTGAGTTTTTTTATTCGCCAGGACATACAGAATGTTCATCATCTTGTTTAGATATAAAAGATAATATATTATTTGTAGGGGATAATGTAGAAAGTCCTAAACCCTATTTAACATGTAATAATATAGAAAAATACATAGAAACATTAAAATATTATATAAAAATCAATGCTAATGTTATAATACCTGGACATGGGGATATAGCAAATAATGATTTAGTAAATAAAAATTTGAATTATATAAAAAGTATTAAAGAGATACAAATAAAACTTTAG
- a CDS encoding ABC-F family ATP-binding cassette domain-containing protein produces the protein MNLLSIENLTKSYGEKVLFKNLSLGINEGEKIGLIGINGTGKSSLLKIIAGDDDDYDEGKIIKNNDVRIEYLSQNTNFHEDSTVLDAIFKGNSSVMRVVRDYENIVSSLEQNPTDESLQKKLVTLNNKMDAENAWEIENKAKTILTKLGITNFDDKVGTLSGGQKKRIALAAALINPCELLILDEPTNHIDNETVKWLEDYLNDRKGALVMITHDRYFLDRVTNRILELHNGNLYSYEGNYSMFVESKAERQQLMESLESKRQNLLRRELAWIKRGAKARSTKQKARIDRFEDLKSKVIDVDKEKMEISIQGSRLGKKVIGIEGLNKTYEDRNLINDFSYIFTPGDRVGIIGKNGMGKSTLLNIIIDKIKADSGNIDIGETVKIGYFSQEYEGMDDNMRVIEYIREAAEFIKDAEGNSISATKMLERFLFPSELQYTYISKLSGGEKRRLYLLRVLMYAPNVLILDEPTNDLDIEALNILEEFIEFFNGTVITVSHDRYFLDKVCRKILSFEGNGKIIENIGNYSDYEEKHKKIAKEIEIKDKKDKKDKTQKDTKQNKTLKFSYNEKREYEQIDGIIESKECELEEINEEISNAGCDYLILQELLDKRQIIENDLDKLMERWAYLNELSEKINNQN, from the coding sequence ATGAATTTATTATCTATAGAGAATTTAACTAAAAGTTATGGTGAAAAAGTATTATTTAAGAATTTATCTTTAGGTATAAATGAAGGTGAAAAGATAGGACTAATAGGAATAAATGGTACAGGAAAATCTAGTCTTCTTAAAATAATAGCTGGTGACGATGATGATTATGATGAAGGAAAGATAATAAAAAATAATGATGTAAGGATAGAATATTTATCTCAAAATACAAACTTTCATGAAGACTCTACAGTTCTTGATGCAATTTTCAAGGGGAATTCTTCGGTGATGAGAGTAGTAAGGGATTATGAAAATATTGTAAGTTCTTTAGAGCAAAATCCTACAGATGAGTCTCTTCAAAAGAAATTAGTAACTTTAAATAATAAAATGGATGCTGAAAATGCATGGGAAATAGAAAATAAGGCGAAAACGATCCTTACAAAGCTTGGGATAACTAATTTTGATGATAAAGTTGGAACATTATCAGGTGGACAAAAGAAGAGAATTGCATTAGCAGCAGCTCTTATAAATCCATGCGAACTTCTTATTTTAGATGAGCCCACTAATCACATAGATAATGAAACTGTTAAATGGCTTGAGGATTATCTTAACGATAGAAAAGGTGCATTAGTTATGATAACTCATGACAGATATTTTTTAGATAGAGTAACTAATAGAATATTAGAGCTACATAATGGAAACTTATATAGTTATGAAGGAAACTATAGTATGTTTGTTGAGTCTAAAGCGGAAAGACAACAACTTATGGAATCTTTAGAGTCAAAAAGACAAAATTTATTAAGACGTGAACTTGCATGGATAAAACGAGGAGCCAAGGCAAGAAGTACAAAACAAAAGGCAAGAATTGATAGGTTTGAAGATTTAAAATCTAAGGTTATAGATGTTGATAAAGAAAAAATGGAGATATCTATACAAGGAAGTAGACTTGGAAAAAAAGTAATAGGAATAGAAGGTTTAAATAAAACATATGAAGATAGAAATCTTATAAATGATTTTAGTTATATATTTACACCTGGAGATAGAGTGGGTATTATAGGTAAAAATGGAATGGGCAAATCAACTTTATTAAATATAATAATTGATAAAATAAAAGCGGATAGTGGTAATATTGATATAGGAGAAACAGTTAAAATAGGATATTTTTCTCAAGAATATGAAGGTATGGATGACAATATGAGAGTTATTGAATACATAAGAGAGGCAGCTGAATTTATAAAAGATGCTGAAGGGAATTCAATAAGTGCAACTAAAATGTTAGAAAGATTTTTGTTCCCATCTGAACTTCAATATACTTATATATCTAAATTGTCTGGTGGTGAAAAAAGAAGACTGTATCTTTTAAGAGTGCTTATGTATGCTCCTAATGTGCTTATACTAGATGAGCCTACTAATGACCTAGATATAGAAGCGTTAAATATATTAGAGGAATTTATAGAATTCTTTAATGGAACTGTAATTACAGTATCACATGATAGATACTTTTTAGATAAGGTATGTAGAAAAATACTATCATTTGAGGGTAATGGAAAAATAATAGAGAATATAGGAAATTATTCAGATTATGAAGAAAAGCATAAGAAAATTGCTAAAGAAATAGAAATTAAAGATAAAAAAGATAAAAAAGATAAAACACAAAAAGATACTAAGCAAAATAAAACATTAAAGTTTAGTTATAATGAAAAAAGAGAGTATGAACAAATAGATGGAATAATTGAATCTAAAGAATGTGAACTTGAAGAAATCAATGAAGAGATAAGTAATGCTGGGTGTGATTATTTAATATTGCAAGAGCTATTAGATAAAAGACAAATAATAGAGAATGATTTAGACAAACTTATGGAAAGATGGGCATATTTAAATGAGCTTTCTGAAAAAATAAATAATCAAAATTAA
- a CDS encoding GIY-YIG nuclease family protein — protein sequence MPYIYILECSDGTLYTGWTTDIERRVKEHNSGNGAKYTKARRPVILKYYEEFKTKNEAMKREYAIKRLTRKEKIELITK from the coding sequence ATGCCATATATTTATATTTTAGAGTGTAGTGATGGTACTCTGTATACAGGATGGACAACTGATATAGAGAGAAGAGTAAAGGAACATAATAGTGGAAATGGTGCTAAATATACTAAAGCAAGAAGACCTGTGATACTAAAGTACTATGAAGAGTTTAAAACAAAAAATGAAGCCATGAAACGAGAATATGCTATAAAAAGGTTAACCAGAAAAGAAAAAATAGAACTTATAACAAAATGA
- a CDS encoding helix-turn-helix domain-containing protein, translated as MPIIVNLDVVMAKRKVSLQDLAQKVGITNANLSILKNNKAKAIRFSTLEAICRELECQPGDILEYIE; from the coding sequence ATGCCAATAATAGTGAATTTGGATGTTGTGATGGCTAAGAGAAAAGTATCGCTTCAAGATTTAGCTCAAAAAGTAGGTATAACCAATGCTAACCTATCTATATTAAAAAACAACAAAGCAAAAGCCATAAGATTTTCAACTCTTGAAGCTATATGTAGAGAACTTGAATGCCAGCCAGGAGATATATTGGAATATATAGAATAA
- a CDS encoding type IA DNA topoisomerase has translation MEKALFITEKPSVAMEFVKLLNIKETKKDGFIESDKAIFTWCVGHMVTMSYPEAYDEKFKVWSLKTIPFLPEKFKYEIIPSVLKQFNVVRSLMLREDVKTIYVCTDSGREGEYIYRLVDMMVGVEGKEKKRVWIDSQTEEEIKRGIKEAKSLNEYNSLSDSAYLRAKEDYLLGINFSRLLTLIYGKTVSNIIGEDRVVIAVGRVMSCVLGMIVERELQIRNFEKTPFYKINSSIFIEEGLGYEGEWKAIEKSQYFESPKLYNDGGFKKREDAEKLINKLKEESKDNTAVIEKISKKKEVKNPPLLFNLAELQNECSKNFKISPDETLNIIQELYEKKMLTYPRTDARVLSTAIAKEITKTIKKLIRFKEDEKVPAICNNILQQQLYKDIIKSKYVDDKKITDHYAIIPTGEGLENYKNLKPLNRDIYDLVVRRFLAIFYPAAIFSKLTVETKIGAEYFFTTEKVCVNRGYLDVLEINSKEEKAKNIDFINKLKKGTIVNINDISIKEGKTSPPKRYTSGSIIIAMENAGKLIEDDELREQIKGSGIGTSATRAEILKKLERIEYIKVNSKTQIITSTTKGEVIYRVIRSSMPSLLNPRLTASWEKGLSMVVDREITPDEFMIKLEDYVKKNISNVVDNNRVINTKYLTSGIEEKKKAKLDEDKINDILGVCPLCKEGTIVKNNKGYGCNNWKAGCKFFVSEICGVTIPVKEIQNLMNHGKTNIINGFKSKKGNEFSARLVLKDDKIQLSFD, from the coding sequence ATGGAAAAAGCTTTATTTATTACTGAAAAACCTTCAGTAGCTATGGAATTTGTAAAATTATTAAATATAAAAGAAACTAAAAAAGATGGTTTCATTGAATCAGATAAGGCTATTTTCACTTGGTGTGTTGGGCATATGGTAACTATGAGTTATCCAGAGGCCTATGATGAAAAATTCAAAGTATGGTCTTTAAAAACAATACCTTTCTTACCAGAGAAATTTAAATATGAAATTATTCCAAGTGTATTAAAACAGTTTAATGTGGTAAGAAGTTTAATGCTACGTGAAGATGTTAAAACTATTTACGTGTGTACCGACTCAGGAAGAGAGGGTGAGTACATATATAGATTAGTTGATATGATGGTAGGGGTAGAAGGTAAAGAAAAAAAGAGAGTATGGATTGATTCTCAAACAGAAGAGGAAATAAAAAGAGGAATTAAAGAAGCTAAATCTTTAAATGAATATAACTCTTTATCTGATTCGGCGTATTTAAGAGCTAAAGAAGATTATCTTTTAGGTATTAACTTTTCAAGACTTTTAACTCTTATATATGGTAAAACTGTATCTAATATTATTGGAGAAGATAGAGTTGTAATTGCTGTAGGACGTGTTATGTCATGTGTTTTAGGAATGATTGTTGAAAGGGAGCTTCAGATTAGAAATTTTGAAAAAACTCCTTTTTATAAAATTAATTCTAGCATTTTTATTGAAGAAGGATTAGGTTATGAGGGTGAATGGAAAGCTATTGAAAAATCACAATATTTTGAGTCGCCTAAGCTTTATAATGATGGAGGATTTAAGAAAAGAGAAGATGCTGAAAAGCTTATAAATAAATTAAAAGAGGAATCTAAAGATAACACTGCAGTTATAGAAAAAATAAGCAAGAAAAAAGAAGTTAAAAATCCACCTTTATTATTTAATTTAGCAGAACTTCAAAATGAATGTTCAAAGAACTTTAAAATAAGTCCAGATGAAACATTAAATATAATACAAGAATTATATGAAAAGAAAATGCTTACTTATCCAAGAACAGATGCTAGGGTATTATCTACAGCTATAGCAAAAGAGATAACTAAGACTATAAAAAAGTTAATAAGGTTTAAAGAAGATGAAAAAGTTCCAGCTATATGTAACAATATATTACAACAGCAATTATATAAAGACATTATAAAAAGTAAATATGTTGATGATAAAAAAATTACTGATCACTATGCAATAATTCCTACAGGAGAAGGGCTTGAAAATTATAAAAATTTAAAACCACTTAATCGTGATATATATGACTTGGTTGTAAGAAGATTTTTAGCTATATTTTATCCTGCAGCAATATTTAGTAAATTAACAGTAGAAACTAAAATAGGGGCAGAATATTTTTTTACTACAGAAAAAGTGTGTGTAAATAGAGGATATTTAGATGTGCTTGAAATTAATTCAAAAGAGGAAAAAGCTAAAAATATAGATTTTATTAATAAACTTAAAAAGGGAACAATAGTAAATATAAATGATATTAGTATAAAAGAAGGAAAAACATCACCTCCTAAAAGATATACATCAGGTTCTATAATTATAGCTATGGAAAATGCAGGTAAACTTATAGAGGATGATGAATTAAGGGAACAAATAAAAGGTTCTGGTATAGGTACTAGTGCCACTCGTGCTGAAATTTTAAAGAAACTTGAAAGAATTGAATATATAAAAGTTAATAGTAAAACACAAATTATAACCTCTACTACTAAGGGAGAGGTTATATATAGAGTTATACGTTCTTCTATGCCAAGTTTACTTAATCCAAGATTAACAGCTAGTTGGGAAAAGGGATTAAGCATGGTTGTAGATAGAGAAATTACACCGGATGAATTTATGATTAAGTTAGAAGACTATGTAAAGAAAAATATAAGTAATGTAGTTGATAATAATAGAGTTATAAATACAAAGTATTTGACATCAGGTATAGAGGAGAAGAAAAAAGCTAAATTAGATGAAGATAAAATTAATGATATTTTAGGGGTATGCCCATTATGTAAAGAAGGAACCATAGTTAAAAATAATAAAGGGTATGGCTGTAATAATTGGAAAGCTGGATGTAAGTTTTTTGTTTCTGAAATTTGTGGTGTTACAATTCCAGTCAAGGAGATACAGAACTTAATGAATCATGGTAAAACTAATATAATAAACGGATTTAAATCTAAAAAAGGAAATGAGTTTAGTGCAAGATTAGTATTGAAAGATGATAAAATACAGTTAAGTTTTGATTAA
- a CDS encoding DUF4878 domain-containing protein: MKLFFKKLIPLLFVIILTFSLTGCGTKPTKTTENFFNALKQQDIQTASSLLQTTPSKKELKYDDAEQEKIVKSVFSKMDYTLGDVTETGNTATVKVSITSIDLPKITTKIITDLFPTMMAQAFSQEKVDEKKQDTMVFQSMLNSVNDPNAPKTKTDVTIQLVKSNNGWIIEPTDELLNALTGNFYTAFGELNTK, translated from the coding sequence ATGAAACTCTTTTTCAAAAAATTAATACCGCTTTTATTCGTAATAATACTTACATTTTCTTTAACTGGATGTGGTACTAAACCAACTAAAACCACAGAAAACTTTTTCAATGCACTTAAACAACAAGATATTCAAACAGCGTCATCTCTTTTACAAACCACCCCTTCTAAAAAGGAATTAAAATACGATGATGCAGAACAAGAAAAAATAGTGAAATCTGTATTTTCTAAAATGGATTATACTTTAGGTGATGTAACTGAAACTGGTAATACCGCAACAGTAAAAGTATCTATTACATCAATAGATTTACCCAAAATAACAACAAAAATTATAACAGATTTATTTCCAACTATGATGGCTCAAGCTTTTTCCCAAGAAAAAGTTGATGAAAAAAAGCAAGATACTATGGTATTTCAAAGTATGTTGAATTCTGTCAATGACCCTAACGCACCTAAAACCAAAACAGATGTTACTATACAGCTAGTTAAAAGCAATAATGGTTGGATTATAGAACCTACTGATGAATTATTAAATGCCTTAACCGGTAACTTTTATACTGCCTTTGGAGAATTAAATACTAAATAA
- the truA gene encoding tRNA pseudouridine(38-40) synthase TruA: MRNIKLTIQYDGTRYKGWQKLGNTDNTIQCKVENVLNELLGEEISLIASGRTDAGVHANMQIANFKTDSNVSNDTILKHCYKYLPHDIVVTNVADASENFHSRYNVKKKIYTYNICNNPVHDVFTRKYSYHVKETLDIKKMKEASKLFIGEHDFKSFTALKSKKKSTVKTIDSISFKKKDNNIEVIFTGNGFLYKMIRILVGSLINVGLGKLTIEDLENIMNEKDRSIAPETAPAHGLILTEVKY, encoded by the coding sequence ATGAGAAACATAAAGCTTACAATACAGTACGATGGAACTAGATATAAAGGTTGGCAAAAACTAGGTAATACTGATAATACTATTCAATGTAAAGTAGAGAACGTTTTAAATGAACTTTTAGGGGAGGAAATATCTCTTATAGCGTCTGGAAGAACAGATGCTGGAGTTCATGCTAATATGCAGATAGCTAATTTTAAAACAGATTCTAATGTATCTAATGATACTATTTTAAAACATTGTTATAAATATTTACCGCACGATATCGTAGTTACAAATGTAGCTGATGCTAGTGAAAACTTTCATTCTAGATACAATGTAAAGAAAAAAATATATACATATAATATATGCAACAATCCTGTTCACGATGTATTTACCAGAAAATATTCTTATCATGTCAAAGAAACATTAGATATAAAAAAAATGAAAGAAGCCTCTAAATTATTCATAGGTGAACATGACTTTAAAAGCTTCACTGCATTAAAATCTAAGAAAAAATCCACAGTAAAAACTATAGATTCTATTAGTTTTAAGAAAAAAGATAATAATATAGAAGTTATCTTCACTGGAAACGGATTTTTATATAAAATGATTAGAATTTTAGTTGGATCTTTAATAAATGTGGGCCTTGGAAAACTTACAATTGAAGATTTAGAAAATATAATGAATGAAAAAGATCGAAGTATTGCCCCAGAAACAGCACCTGCACATGGACTTATATTAACAGAAGTTAAATATTAG
- a CDS encoding EAL domain-containing protein, which translates to MQNKINIKQIIEDKNLQLTFEPVVSIIKQAIIGFKVSSVGCYENGKFISIDKLMKVAEKDNLSIELDRLYREKAVEIFAGIYSTNKEMLLFININASLISQFVGSGIIMELIDVYKINPENIVLEIVEDKVEDIEGLRNFINFYRSKGFLVSLSDIGYGLANLDKISYVEPDIIKISGVITENISSDYYKQEIFKALVNLSKNIGALVIGDGIESNIESLTAMELGADMLGGSHFGNCEIINDEFIVNAQDNIVKIAKEYENYMMEKAKLEKARYKNYEKVIEKVIQELSITDEEELDDKLSKIIDSYDHFECIYLLNEKGVQITDTFTYYKNMMPQKALIFSPAKKGTKHSLKKYYYFLKNMALRKYVTEPYISLATGNLCITISSVFEGINDKKYILCIDFNPNNMSL; encoded by the coding sequence ATGCAAAATAAGATAAATATAAAACAAATAATTGAAGATAAAAATTTACAACTTACCTTTGAACCTGTAGTATCTATAATTAAACAAGCTATAATAGGATTTAAAGTTTCAAGTGTTGGATGTTATGAAAATGGAAAGTTTATTTCTATAGATAAATTAATGAAAGTAGCGGAAAAAGATAATTTATCTATAGAATTAGACAGATTATATAGGGAAAAAGCTGTAGAAATATTTGCTGGTATATATTCAACAAATAAAGAGATGCTTTTATTTATAAATATAAATGCATCTCTTATATCCCAATTTGTTGGTTCGGGAATAATAATGGAATTAATAGATGTATATAAGATAAATCCAGAAAATATTGTTTTAGAGATTGTTGAAGATAAGGTTGAGGATATAGAAGGACTTAGAAACTTTATAAACTTTTATAGAAGTAAAGGATTCTTAGTTTCATTAAGTGATATAGGATATGGATTGGCTAATCTAGATAAAATATCATATGTGGAACCAGATATTATAAAAATAAGTGGAGTTATAACAGAAAATATATCTAGTGACTACTATAAGCAAGAAATATTTAAAGCGTTAGTTAACTTATCTAAGAATATAGGAGCATTAGTTATAGGGGATGGAATAGAAAGTAACATAGAGTCTTTAACTGCTATGGAACTTGGAGCAGATATGCTTGGAGGATCTCATTTTGGTAATTGTGAAATAATAAATGATGAATTTATAGTAAATGCTCAAGATAATATAGTAAAAATAGCAAAAGAATATGAAAACTATATGATGGAAAAGGCAAAACTTGAAAAAGCTAGATATAAAAATTATGAGAAAGTAATTGAAAAAGTTATACAAGAGCTATCAATTACAGATGAAGAAGAACTTGATGATAAGTTAAGTAAAATAATAGATTCTTATGATCATTTTGAATGTATATATTTACTTAATGAAAAGGGGGTTCAAATTACAGATACATTCACATATTATAAAAATATGATGCCCCAAAAAGCGCTAATTTTTTCGCCAGCTAAAAAGGGAACTAAACATTCTTTAAAGAAATACTATTATTTCCTGAAAAATATGGCATTAAGAAAGTATGTAACTGAACCATATATATCTTTAGCAACAGGTAATTTATGTATTACTATATCATCAGTTTTTGAAGGAATTAATGATAAAAAATATATACTATGTATAGATTTTAATCCAAATAATATGAGTTTATAA